ACACACCTAAGCTACTACCTTTTACCTAATATACTTTTAtactcattcttttttttttttttacagaaactgGAGCTAGCCCCACCCAGGCCAAACGAAGGAAGTCTAAATAGACTGCAGTGATGGAAACCTGTGAactgtactgtaaatgtttttgttttccgcTGTGAATCAGTTGATATCGGTTTCTCTGTCCCGGTCTATGAATGGAGGAAGAAACCATGTACagattgttttaaaaagaataatgcTATTGTTTTGTCTATGCTATCATGTGAGATTGTAGTTAGAATGTGTgcaatacagtatgtgtttgtgtgaatgtgctttttatattaaatgctgGATTAATCATGTGAAGACTGATGACGGAGCTTGTCATGATTGTATAATTATGTtgtaaaactgaattaaatttTCTACTGCTTTTTTGTTCTGTGAAAGTGTGTACAATGATTCATGTATCATCCTAAGGATTAACGATCATTTTGTGGTTAGTCTCAATTTGACCATTCCTACCAAAACAGCATTAAAGAAGCAGCAATTAACTTTGAGAATGTGATTTAAACCCTCACAAATACCTTTAGGGATAGAGAAGTTAAAACCCTGATAAAATATGATATGATGTTTTCCCAGTATGAATGTAATACAATAGTTACTGAATTGAAAGGAAAATATATCCACATTGACGTACTTTGACATTTGAGTGAGGTTCAGGTAAGGACCAGAATTTTCTGTGTGCGCATGCGCAGTCAGTAAACATTGGGACTCCATTCCAGAGTGTCAGTGAGGGTTCCCCGCGCCTCGCATCCTTAACAGCTGTCTACTGAGATAACTTCACCTGCtctacaaacaaaaacaacctgaCCATGAGCGGAGATCATGGACATGGAGACTCTCAGGTACCTTTTGCTTatctatccttttttttttatgtcagttTGTGTTAATTCCTTTGTAATATCTGACGTGTATTAATCATCATATTAAATAATGGTTAAGAAACGTTAGTTTGCATAGTAAGTTATGCCGCTTTCTTTGTTCGCtgaatgaacattttcaaatgatcagTATTTATGGGCCTATGTTACTGTAGTTCAATGCATGCATTTCTAGGGTAAATGTCAATACCAATTGAAACTTGAATAACCGTGCTACCGGCATATTcaaaattgaaatattaaaatcatattttttcaCAACTTTCAGGTGAATTCCGGATCCAAAGGAAGCGGTAGGTCCTCTGATGAGCAGTTTTATTCATATTGTCTCTTATTTCCAGTCGGTATCGTGATCTGTCTACTGTTAGTTTTTAAAGCACAGAAATGGCGTCCCAGAGACTAAGTCCCTTCTCCTCCACTCTCTTGCGGCTATTGTTCAAAAAGAGGGTCTAAAATGTACACTTCCAAGcctctgttttttattctgctggGGTATTCTCAAAGGACCTGGCATcgtgttttttttgcatgctttAGTTTGATAAACCGTACGTGCATTTATAACAAATTTTGGAGCAGAAAGTAGCAGAATTGTGGCTGAGGACTTAGTCTCTGcgccattttctttttctgtatgTAACAGCCAGGGCGCCGACCGCAGAGCCAACTGTCTGCCGTGATATGGAGGCGAGAGGCGGGTGCTCATCGCCTCTCCCTGCCCGTATCTCTCCGCCAGCTGCACTGCCTGCTAGAGACATTTATCTGCACAACCAACAGGGAATGCTCACACATGAGCATTCATATCaagtcacagaaaaaaaagttgcacTACATTATTAAAACCATATGCCTTCAGCAGtcatttttgcaaaaaatgTGCCTCCACATAAGAGTATCTGATACTCATGCAGAGTTGAGATCACTTTTTCCCCCTGAGTCTTAATTTCCTGATGTTATGAAGGGAAGCAAAGCAGTCTATGGGAATTGCTTGGGTTTACACTTGGGATGTGTATTACAATTTCATATAGCAGATGATAATAATACCCTTATTAAACTGCCATGACAACAGGGCGCCACGAGGTGATGATCAAGCCAAAACAGGTCTACCTCGGGAGGGATTTCACTCAGCAggatacattttaatataaatgcaaaacaattatTGTTACAACAGAATCACTTGACTTGCTTCTATGAGAAAAAATCTATGATGTTAGAGGGTAAGAAATCCTTTGTGTGAAGGAAATAGCATATCCAACATCACCTCACAGGTGTGGCTTATAGGTTGAACCTTTAGGGGAATGGTGGGTCAGCTacgtcaggtgtgtgtcagtcatGATGCCAAATAAATGCAAGGGACATTTCAATGGATATTAGAATAAACACatggcaaaaatgtttttccgtcttttttattcttgttttatttttgaatgctGCTAAATAAGTTAATCTCTCCTTGTATCGCAGACTCCCACAAACATAAAGACAAGCACAAAGACAAggaacacagacacaaagaccaCAAGCGaaacaaggagagagagaaattcAAGCACGGCAACAGGTAGGGTAACTTCCTCTCAagttaaggtttttttttatttaaagctgaTCAATGGAGGTTTTTACAGTTCCTGAAATGATTAGCTATCAGTGTTACCTTAACTCTACAGATGTACATATCTTCCAGTATAAACTGTGATACAAACTGATTTGTATCACTGGTTTTCTCTTTCATATCCAAACAAAGTATGCATTTGGATAAAGATTCTGTCAGTTTTTAACCTAAAAAAGGTTATCTTTTTATCAAGAACATGAAGAATCTTAAGGAAAACTAAGCTGTTGATTTGATGGAATGTAAAAGAACCCTGCCATGTTGAACCCTTATGGGATGGTGgttgtgctttatttttatgtggATGAAATACTTTCAGGCTTTAAGATATTTGTATTTGGCCAATCTCACCCACTGTTGTCTGCGACAGTCGTATTGTTTGCTAAACGTTTTTAATACTGGTTGGTAACAACTTTTGTGTCTGCACATTTGGACCACGTCTGATCTCTTGCACTTGATCTCTGACTTTTTGTGCCTTCTTTCTCTAGTGAACATAAGGACCACtctgaaaagaaacacaaagacaaggaGAAGCTGAAGCACAGCAACGGCAGCTCAGACAAGCAcagggaaaaacacaaagagaaagacaaggacaaagagaagaggagagaagagaaggtTTGTCTGCTGCTTATAAAATGCTGTAGGGACCTTAAGTCTaaatattatgttgtttttcGTTATTATTCTGTTAAATTAGGTTAACAAGTTTAGTTTTCTCATGACCAAAAATAGTCAACACCATCAACTctaacaaaaagtaaaagtgtaaaCGGTCTGAGCATTGTTTAAAGGTTTGGAAGTTCATTTGTATTACGTATTCTAATATATATTTCCTGTGTTTCTTACAGATCAAATCATCCTATGTGGACAGGcctaaaaaggaaaaagaaaatggatttgtGAGGTAAAAAAGCATTACGTTTTCTCTGActgatataaaatgtaattaattggTTATGGTTAATGCAACTTTACTTCCTAATCAATTGCATTTCAATGTGTCACTTAGAGATACAAGCCCTGCTGCCATTAAGATTGAGCCCGAAGAGGACAATGGCTTCTACCCTTCTCCCCAACACAACAAGACCTCAAAGCGAGAGcatgatgatgaagagtgggTATCATACAAATGAAACTATAATCTGTTACTTTCTTATTGACATAGTAAAATGATCAATACTAAATCTGTTCACAGATTTGAATACAAGCCAAAAAAAGTCAAGACAGAGTATGACAAAAAGGCCaagaagaggaaacatgagtatgaagaagaagaggaggaggaggttcaTTACattcttcattattattttaaatgattatattttcatttgtttctgcCTTTGTTATTCTCCAGAGTTATTCTGTTTTCCACACTTGATCTAGGACATAAAGCCtaaaaagaagacaaaagacaaaaaggttacagagggaaagaaagccaaaaaagaagaagaggagaagtgGAAATGGTGAGATAATGTCGGGGAGAAATTGTTCTTTTTCTGAGGAAATCACACAAGGGTAGTCATAAACAGCAAGTTCATACCATATTTGTCTTTTCCCTAATGGCTTGtactctgttgttgtttgtggtgaTTAGGTGGGAGGAGGAAAGATCTACTGATGGCTCTAAGTGGCGCTTCCTTGAGCACAAGGGTCCAGTGTTTGCATCTTCCTATGAACCCATGCCTGACAAAGTCAAGTTTTACTATGATGGTGAGTATAGTGTGAGCAAATCATcgtcatgtttttcttttctttttcattttagaccacaatgtgatttttctgtttttgtaggAAAGCTTATGAAACTTAATGCTCCTGCTGAGGAGGTAGCTACATTTTTTGCCAAGATGTTAGATCATGAATACACCACTAAGGACATCTTCAGGAAGAACTTTCTTAAGGACTGGAGGAAGGTGAGATAAACCTCAAGCTTAGTCTAAGAGGGTATACAGTTGAAGTATTTATGTTGATACATgcttcagatatttttttctttacatttaagGAAATGACATCAGAGGAAAAGTCCAAGATAACTGACCTGAACAAGTGCAACTTCAGTGAGATGAGTGAGTTCTTCAAGGCCCAATCTGAAGCAAGGAAACAGATGTcaaaagaggagaaacaggTATGCCTGGATTCATTCCTTAAACCCTGAACGTACTGCaatctttaattgtatttcaattttacCATACACTTTGTAGAAAATCAAAGAGGAGAACGAGAGACTCCTCCAGGAGTATGGTTTCTGCATCATGGACAACCACAAAGAGAGAATCGGAAACTTCCGTATCGAGCCGCCAGGCCTGTTCAGAGGACGAGGCGATCATCCTAAAATGGGCATGCTGAAACGACGCATCCGACCTGAAGACATCATTATTAACTGTAGCAAGTGGGTAATCTGACCACCACTGTTATAACAAACATTCACTGCCATGGACTTTTACATTTTAGGGCCAAATCAATCCCTGGAATCATTGACTCACAGGCTTTGATGCACTTTGATCTAAAGTTTGTGGTAACACTGCTAAGTGCCGCAAACATTTTAAGCCCTTTATATACACTACCATAAGTCCGCCTTTCTGCACTTTTTTCCAAAGGGTATTACCCACAGTTGATAGCTTAAAAGCAGGGTTACCAAGGGAAGCATGGaatggttaaaaaaagacacatgttCACATAATCATTTCACACAGAAACTCTAAATTACTTTTAAGAATTTTAATgggacaacaaataaatgaaatcaggAAATCATAGGCTATGTTATCAACCATTACTTAACATTTTGCTGAATTATGTTTTGACATTaaa
The Eleginops maclovinus isolate JMC-PN-2008 ecotype Puerto Natales chromosome 1, JC_Emac_rtc_rv5, whole genome shotgun sequence genome window above contains:
- the top1b gene encoding DNA topoisomerase 1; amino-acid sequence: MSGDHGHGDSQVNSGSKGSDSHKHKDKHKDKEHRHKDHKRNKEREKFKHGNSEHKDHSEKKHKDKEKLKHSNGSSDKHREKHKEKDKDKEKRREEKIKSSYVDRPKKEKENGFVRDTSPAAIKIEPEEDNGFYPSPQHNKTSKREHDDEEFEYKPKKVKTEYDKKAKKRKHEYEEEEEEEDIKPKKKTKDKKVTEGKKAKKEEEEKWKWWEEERSTDGSKWRFLEHKGPVFASSYEPMPDKVKFYYDGKLMKLNAPAEEVATFFAKMLDHEYTTKDIFRKNFLKDWRKEMTSEEKSKITDLNKCNFSEMSEFFKAQSEARKQMSKEEKQKIKEENERLLQEYGFCIMDNHKERIGNFRIEPPGLFRGRGDHPKMGMLKRRIRPEDIIINCSKDSKHPKPPPGTKWKEVRHDNKVTWLASWTENIQGSIKYIMLNPSSRIKGEKDWQKYETARRLKKCVDRLRTQYRDDWKSKEMRIRQRAVALYFIDKLALRAGNEKEEGETADTVGCCSLRVEHIKLYPKMDDQEYVVEFDFLGKDSIRYYNKMPVEKRVFKNLQLFLENKQPEDDLFDRLNTSILNKHLQELMDGLTAKVFRTYNASITLQQQLKELACPDDSLPAKILSYNRANRAVAILCNHQRAPPKTFEKSMQNLQTKIDEKQNQLSVARKQLKAAKSDHKTSHDDKSKKILEMKRKAVQRIEEQLMKLQVQATDREENKQIALGTSKLNYLDPRISVAWCKKWDVPIEKIYNKTQREKFAWALDMADEDYEF